The nucleotide sequence ATTTTTCCTCCTCTATAATTTTTCCAGTAATCTTAAAATTACTTTCCCGACTTCTATTCTGTCATTTAGTGTTCCGCTGTCTTTGAAATCTTCCATATACTTATCAATCATAGTTTCTATGATTTCTTTCTTATAACTGTTTTTAGATGTGGGTTTCTCTCTAACAGACATTTCTTTTAATACTGTTACAGTTCTTGTTATCCCCTGCCCTTGCACTTCTATGTATCCGCCAGTTTTTAATCTATTGATATACGCTTTAACATTGTCATAATCTATTTTCAGGTTATCTGCTACTTCTCTATTCATTGCTTTTGGATTATCCCGTAGATATTCCAATACTGCATTTATTTCTGTCATTTTGATACCTCACTTTTTTATTAATTTTATGTTATAATATATTAACCTCATTCGAGAGGCGGTGATAGCATGGCTAATAAGAAACAAACTAGTAAAAAAGTAGCTTCCACAGCTTCAAAAATTTTGAAAGATGGTCGTACATCAGCAGCTTCAAAATCTGTTGCAGGAAGTGCTCTTTCACAAACTCGTTCTACCCCTAAAAAGAAAAAATAGAATTTTCTTTCAACACTTGATATAAACCTGTCTCTAGGGAACATATCAAGTGTTCGTTTTTATTCTCCTCGTCAAACCCTAACTGTTCCAATATTCCGTGTATTATTTCATGCAGTAGTGTACTTTCCTGATATTCTGGACTACAGTCTTTACGGATTTTAATTACTTGTTTTAAATAATCAATTTCACCGAATTGGTCAGAGTCATTATTTATTTTTTTCACATACTTAATTTTATATATTTTCCCCAGTATATTTATCTCTTTTAGCACTTTTACACCCTATTCTCCTATTGGCATATTTACTATACTATTACTTCCCTGTACTTTTGGAAGTTTTCCATCCCACTTATCAATATACATTTTTCTTAATACTGAGGGTGTCAGAGATTCAGTTAATTTTTGATTTGCCTGTGCTTCCAAATCTTTTAATTTTAGATTTGTTTCTGCAGTTTTTATTCTTTGCTGATTCTCTATCTCTACTTTCATGGCATTCTGTTGTGCTACTTTCTTGGCCTCTATAGCTTTTTCAAATGCATCTGAAAAATCATGATTTATTATTGATACTTTTGTTACCTGAATTCCATATGGCTCTAGATCGGTTTTCAGATTATTGAATATATCTTGTGACAACTGTTGTCTTTTTTCCACTACTTCTTCAATTGTATATTTGGCAGTATTTGCCTGTACTATCTCCGCTATTCTCGGTTCCAAAAGTCTAGTCTTATAATCATTTTTAAAATCCTCATAAAGCTTTAATATATTTAATATTCTGTATTGAACCGCTATTTCTGTATCTATTGTTTGTATGTCCTCCGATGATACTGAAAATTTCGATTGGATTTTCTGCTCCCGTGTTTCTATTTTTGTTTTCCCTTCAACCAACGGTATTTTGAAATTCAATCCTGCTTGTTTTGTTCTTACGACTTTACCAAATCTTGTTATTACTGCTGTTTCTCCTGTCCCTACAGTGAAAACAGAT is from Sebaldella sp. S0638 and encodes:
- a CDS encoding winged helix-turn-helix domain-containing protein, which gives rise to MTEINAVLEYLRDNPKAMNREVADNLKIDYDNVKAYINRLKTGGYIEVQGQGITRTVTVLKEMSVREKPTSKNSYKKEIIETMIDKYMEDFKDSGTLNDRIEVGKVILRLLEKL
- a CDS encoding prohibitin family protein; amino-acid sequence: MKRNEYGDIQLEKKDYVKIGVGILILIGIIISLPSVFTVGTGETAVITRFGKVVRTKQAGLNFKIPLVEGKTKIETREQKIQSKFSVSSEDIQTIDTEIAVQYRILNILKLYEDFKNDYKTRLLEPRIAEIVQANTAKYTIEEVVEKRQQLSQDIFNNLKTDLEPYGIQVTKVSIINHDFSDAFEKAIEAKKVAQQNAMKVEIENQQRIKTAETNLKLKDLEAQANQKLTESLTPSVLRKMYIDKWDGKLPKVQGSNSIVNMPIGE